CAAAGGCATGTCGATCAGATCCTTGATTAGCTGTCCATTTCTCAATTTGCTGCTAAAGGTATCTTTTTGGTTTGAATAGGACAACCACGGAGGCATTTGCTTACAACTGGATGGAGTGCTTTTGTAAATAAGAAGAAGCTTGTCTCTGGAGACGCTGTGCTTTTTCTTAGGTTAAAAATTTCCCCCTCTTGTGAAATTTTAATCAATACCTCATACGAATCTTATTTAGTGTCCATAGCAGGGGTGAGAATGGAGAACTGAGGCTGGGAATCCGAAGAGCTGCTCACATTAAAAATGGCACTTCTTTTCATTCTTTGTGCACCCAGCAGTTGAACCGCAGCAATTTCGCAGATGTGGTCCATGCTATATCTATGAAAAGTGTGTTCAGCATTTACTACAATCCAAGGTATGTTGCTGCTCCAATTAGATGCTTTACAGCCAATATTATGGGGTTTCTATTGGAAATTTTATGAGAGACCGTGCAATGCTGGCCTTGGAGAGGGAAAATAATTTGACCTGAGTGAATAGCATGCATAAatgtttaaatggtaaatttAGTGCTTGTAGATGCAACTTGGTTTTTAAGTGGGTGATTTTGGGTTGCATTTTTCACTTGTTTCCTCATTTAATTAAAGCCTGAATCGCACTGTACCGTATTGGGACATCCTTTCTCTATCCCGAAATAATTCACGTCTTAATATATATAAGAAGTTTGAACAGCTATCTTTAGTTTAAATGCATTGTGTCATAGATACGAATTGatattattatagaaaaataatcgCAAGATTGACCCTTCGTCCTCAATATCGTCATGAATCCAAACAGGGGGAAGTACTGTGTCCTTTTTCACGCggagaaaatatttaaattactatTGGTCCTATATACCATTGGTGGTTAAGTGCTTGTGACCCATTTGTGCTTAGTTTTGTGCATGTTCTACTTGTTCGGATGCTTCCTCAGTCATATTTTTGTTGATATCTAGCAGGGCCAGTTCATCAGAGTTCATAATACCAGTGCATAAGTTCTGGAAGAGTCTTGATCATTCTTTTTCCGTTGGAATGAGATTTAAGATGCGGTTTGAATCTGAAGATGCAGCAGAAGGAAGGTCTGACCTGATCGAACCTTTCAACTCTTCAGATATTAAATCATATTATATTTAGCCTAAAGAAGGGATGAAAGACCTACTCAACCAAGCTATCAAAGCCTTAATTCAACTTTTCATTTTGCAGATACACAGGAGTTGTAACCGGAATTAGTGAGATGGATCCTGTTAGATGGTCTGGTTCAAAATGGAGATGCCTGCTGGTATGGTTGCAGACATTGCTTATACATTTCCAAATATTATAcaatttaataaatgaaatatgccTTTCTGCTTTTAATACTGCCATAGCTTGTAATAAGGCTCCATTCAAACCTTAAGGTTATTATTGTAAAAGGGCTATATATGTTTAGGCTTTGACAAAAGTAATTACACAGGACAATTCTCTTTTAATGATTTGTCTTTCCGTCCTTGAAATTAAGCTGATATACCTAAATGGATAGTGTTCCTCCAATTATTTGTTTCATTACATAATTCATGTAGAATTTTTGCTTTTTGTCTACGCTTGTTTAGAAGCAGTGTCGAGCAATACTGCTTTATCCTGCAAAATACTTCTCTTGTATTATCAATAATTAACCCTCATTCATCCAGCCTAGATATGCATTAAGCAGAATGAACATAACAAAAAATGGCCTTGTTTGGTGGACCTTATTTTCTCGAGGAAGCGCTGTACTCACTCTTAGTTAGATGCCAATTATTTAGGTTTGCATATTTGGAAGGTGCTTGCACTTCAGAACTTAAAAATAATGTTTCGAGTTCGTTCGGCTGTCGAGCTTCACATGGTTGTTTTGATTGCTTTGGTTTGGTCTTGCTAATTAGTTCTTTCGTAGGCAATGTTTTGAATACCACCTCATTGGTTTATGATTTTATCAATAAATTACTCAGGAGTTAAGCTAGTAGATTTTGGGCTTATTTTGCAGGTAAGGTGGGATGATATTGATGCCAATAGGCATAATAGGGTCTCTCCCTGGGAAATTGAACCATCCAGTTCAATATCTAGTTCTAACAGCTCGCTCTCTCCTGGTTCTAAAAGGAACAGGGTTGGACTGCCTTCAGGGAAACCTGAATTTATGGTTCCTGGTAGGTGCTTCTGCATAACTAATTCTCTTTCATCTGTCATGCAACATTGTTTGACATAGTCCTTTACAACAGAAGGAATTGGAGCATCAGACTTTGGGGAATCTTTGCGGTTCCAGAAGGTCTTGCAAGGTCAAGAAATTTTGGGCTTTAACACTCATCATGATGGTGCTAATAGTCAGATAATGCACCGGTCTGAAATAAGTCGGCGCTTTCCTTGTTCTAATGGTTCTGGTATTGCTGCTATACGAAATATTGGTAGAGACACATTGGTGAATCCTGATATTTCTTATAAAGGTGTAGGCTTTGAGGAATCTTTCAGATTCCAAAAGGTCTTGCAAGGTCAAGAAACTTCTGTAAGCCCTCCATGTAGAAGAGGTCCAACTGCAGATGACACTCGAGAAAGTGACAGTCCTGGTGCTCCTGATGTTGGTCAGTTGTCAGGAACTAGAAGTGGATGGTCTTCTTTGATGCAGAGCTATAATACTCATAGTCATATAGGACCATCTGCACAAGTGTCCTCACCTTCTTCAGTGCTAAAGTTCCAACATGCAAGCAATCCATTTGCAAACGTCAATCCTATACATAACTTGAATAGCCAGGAAAAGGAGCGAAGAGTTCATAAAAGTAGTTCTTTTCATGCTCCCGAAACATATGGGGATAGGATACCATCTTCAACTGGTGGACATGGTTCCCGTAGGAGGCATCTCGGAAGCCTGGATTCATTTGGTCCTTCAGCTGATACTGTTCAGCTTGGTGATTCTCAACCTCTGTCAGCACAACCAACATTTAGGACAAGTCAAGAATTAGCTTCTTCATGTAAAAGTAGCTGCAGGCtttttggtttctccttgacTGAGGGAGGACACGATGCTGCCAAGGAGGACAACATGGTGCAAGCAACCTCGTCATTGGGTGCCGGAGCTTTCTTACCTCGCATTGGGGAACAGTTTAACACACAACCTCCTGCAGTGACAAACACAGTTGGAAGCAGTTATACCAAAGTAAGTGACAAACACAGTTGGAAGCAGTTATACCAAAGTAAGCAACCTCTACGCCGTCAGAGATATTGTTTATGATATTGCATTATAGCTTAGTGATGGAATAGAATGCAGGTCCCACCAATAAGGAGTTGTGTGTACACAGGGTTTTGGAGCTTGATGAATATGATGTTGTGATGGGAAAGTAATAACTTTTATTAGGtctgcttattattattattatttttgggggGGGGGCTCGTTGTGGAGATTAACATCTGACATCTTAAATTTCTATCAAGAGTGAAAGTATTCATTCTAGAGTGCCTTGGGCGGCACGAAAAGTGTTATTTGGTGTTACACGAAACGAGGATGTTGGGTTTGGTGTGGTATGCTATCTGGTTTGAAGTGCCTTGGGTGAGACTGTGGTTGAAAATGGCTATGTTGGAAGTTTGAACAGCTTTCAGTAGTTGGTGGCATTTCCTTTTACAGGGAATCCTGCAACTTTGTCTCAAAAATTATGATGACAGAGCAAGAAGATGCATGCATGCCTATAGTCTGCTTTAGATGCATGCGTGTTTGGATTGCCTCCTCATCGCCTAAATTTGATGAATTGTAATTACTTTTAATGAACTACTTTGTTCTATCTTTTTAACTGACTTGTGGCTATTCTTGTATTAACCTTCATGCTTATATGGTATCAATTCTAtagtattacaatgttttggttaGTCAACTGAATGTTAAAgaatataatattgaaattaagttCTAGAAGGAGAATTAAACGTCGTTAGATTGAGTTCttttgaaatataataataataataataataaaatcttgtccaatcttttaataaataaacacttagttacatataattatatgtgggccaaaaaaaataaacactatgaattgtattaaatctttttaaaataatttaatttaattgtattattttaagtCTCGGCGCGACCTTTCGCTGGAGACCTGCCCCTAGAACTTGGGCTTTCTGGATGAAGTCAACGCCCTGCCGGCCAAGCAAATTGCCATTGATAATGCTACTTGATGGCCGGATTGCAGCACTCCTTTACTTGCACGATAAAACCATTAAACGAAATGGTTGGTAATTACCGTCTCCGTATTCTTTGGTCACTCTCTCTACGTCTACGGCACACATATCATTGGCTCTTCCGTTTAGGTTGGTTTCTCTGTATAAACCGTCTTGCTGCTTGCTGTGACTTGGGTAATGACCAAAAACTTGATGTTGAATCGAACGGCGAgatcttttaataaatttatttttaaattcggaTATAAATGCATTTTAAAGTGATCCTATGAAGTGATTGGCTTATTTTTTGGATCCCATCTTAGATATGCAAACTTGTGGTTTTGAAGCATGGAGGAGCATGATGTAAAAAACtcaaaaaacttaattaaactgTTGTATAACGAAAGAAGAACAGAAAGTGGTGTCCAAATGGAAATGTAGGGGAAGAAACTGACTCATCAAGCATACCCTGCAATTTCATGCAGCATTGAACATTGCTTTTGTTGAATGATTTGAAAACGGAAGGGTGTTTGATTAGTGGGTTAAGAAAATGACCACTTCATAACTGCCTTCCATCAATAGTGTGTGGATGGACCGGCCACTTTCATTTTTTCAAACTCCCCCCTCCTTTTGGGGTCAAATTCCTTTTCTATTATTTATAATATCATTGTGACCTCATTCTTTATCTTTAATATGACTAAAAACAGTATTCTCTTTTGGGACAAAAACAACCTcccataattctttttttttcttattaaataaGTAAATGCACAATGTGGGGGATATTTAAACATtcatttgtttgtttcttttcacatattcaatttaatcaaatgtTACATAACCTTGAATTAATGAAAATTGAACCATATACAAATATCTCATATTAAAAACTGAACCATATATAACCTTGTAAATAATTCAAAATCACTTGATCTTGTacggaaataaaatcaaaatgaaatattCTAGATGATGCCATGTTTTGCCATGTGATTTACAGTTTAaacgttttaaatattttaaaaaattagcaaTAACttcaaaccctttttttttaattcatgaccCTATCTTTTGGggtaaaatagattttaaaactcattagtaaatttatattttgataatttaactttaaaaacttacaaaataatcattaaattatttaaaaatttttaattaattcactgaaccatttaaaagttttcattttaagccccataatgttaatttttttaagaaaaaagagTCGAGCTAGTGAGCTtcaagcaaatatatatatatcttggcATCTTGTTTTCAATAATGAATCGATGATGACGATGGTATAGTGAACGTGGGAATAAACAAACGACCACGTCCGGATGGGGCCCATCTCAGTTCTCAAAAATCATCAATCGTCACGGTGGAAGACATGGTGTAACACGTGGATGAATGTGACAGGTAGGGAGTAATGTTGTAAGAAAAGGCCGTGGTGGATCCTTTAATGTTATCCATATATATACCATGTGTTGTCCAATGAGTCAGTCCAAGGCGATTATTAAATTAGCCATTTAACCTTTCGTACGTTatctttcagaaaaaaaaaaatcatacgtTATCCGAccaacaaaattattttattttttatttaatttcatacttATCCCTTGACAACTGCCAACATTGTGATTAGAAAACTCTCCcaaagattaaaaagaaaaatagattttttcaataaaagaatatttttaaaaattgtttatacTTAATGCACAATGTGTTAAACTAGTGGTCTTcaattatatttgaattaaaatatttatgttattttgaagATGGAGATatctaaaatgtttaaaataatataaaaaaggatTATATATTATCaatcaagatttttttttatcagATGAATTTTGTATTCATGCTGACGTGTTATATGGCTTGTAAATTGGACCATCTGTAGTAGGTAAAATTTTGATCACTTTGTTAAAAGTATTTAATCAATAATTAACGAAtgatgtttagatttttttttttaatctttggcCATCTGAATCCAAAAGTTGACTTGAAGactttgttaaatttttaaatagaaaaaaatgcaATTATGCATTAAACTTCCCTTGGAATGGCCTTCTGCAGCAGTACAGCGCTTTCCTAATCTTTTCCAACTATTAATTTGGTAGTGCGGGAGAATTTGGTAAAAACAGTTTATGAAATGTTACAAGTGTTTAATCCCAATTAAAATCTTTTACCTCTGCGCCGGGATAATTTATAGTTTGATCCTTAGGTTAGGTTATGAAGATTAAATTGGCCCACGTACAATTCAAGCGAATGCCGATGGGAAATAAATGACTTTCCTTTCGGTTCTTCTGCTAGACAGAGTGTAAATGATGAAAGGGAATGTGACGTTCAATTTGGGGACCTCGCAAATTGCAGTTGGCTAACATATGGCAATCCATCTACCAAACGGTCACGTAGGCCGACATCACCCTCACCACCCCCTGACGTACTAGAGTGCGTAACTGGCGTTGACGTTAGAGTCTTCTCCGCATTTCCCTATTTATATAATCTCATAACAACAATAGAATACCCCCCCCCGTTCCCTTTCTaagcatatattatatatgttccATGCAAGAAGCAATCTCTTATAAATCATACATGGCTGCCACCGCCGGTGGCCGTTCGCGGCTTCACAATTTTCTCGAAGGCGCCGGTAATGGCGGGGAACATCGACTCGTTGCCAACGGCTGTGAAAACAATGTAACGAAATTGGTTGTGGAGAATGCGGTGATAGTATTCGGTAGACGTGGTTGCTGCATGTGCCATGTCGTGAACAGGTTGCTACTGGGGCTCGGAGTGAATCCGGCGGTTTGTGAAGTGGACGAAGAGAAGGAAGAGGCGGTGCTCCATGAACTGTCAGTAACAAACGGGGGTGGAGTTCAGTTCCCGGCTGTTTTCGTGGGAGGGAAGTTGTTCGGCGGTTTGGATAGGGTCATGTCTACGCATATTACAGGTGAATTGGTGCCTATTCTGAAAGAAGCAGGGGCTTTATGGCTATGATGACTTATAATCAATCTGTGTTTATACTCATGTTTCTTCTTCTGGCTTCCTCTTTTTTTGCTTTTAGTTGTAGAAATGCagcaaatttaacttttaatcaTGTCTTTGAGGGAATAGATCGTGTAGTAATTGTATGGATGTTGAGTATTGAGACAGAGGCAAGGGTTTCGGGACTTGTAAATTCCTTCATCATATCGAAAAGCTCTTTCGGGAGAACTCAGATTGAATGTAAATTCTTGCCAATTTTCTCTTCTATTGAAATCAGAGATGGAGGCTAAAATTATATTGGGATTTTTGTAATGAAAAATCATTGAAGATGAAGGATTGAATGATCATCTGGATCTGGATTTCTACATGCTAAACCTCAACTCCTTCAATCTTGCTTTGTTTAATCTTTTTCCAGAAACTAACTAAAAACCGATTAAAACCAAACAATCAGCCACCGTACTTGTAAAAATATGTATGCAGAATTTTTACCTAATTTATGCAAAGCAGGTACATTTTGTGCAGAATTGAAGTTCAAGGATGTAACGGAAGTTATCTAGATCGTTTTAGCATCAGACCTCATTATTTCTTTCAAATAACAAGCGATTTTGGGGTTCGTTTGACGAAGATGATcaggttaaaaaattattaatttaatgggtatattataaagaaaaaaaattcctaattttCTTATACTCATTATTCATCTTTCTTCTCAAACAAAGTCTAAATACCAAAGCTTTGGAGAGAAAAGAAATCATGGCGGGGCCAGCTAGATCCCTCAGCCGTTTGATGGTCAACCAAATTCGGCCTTCTTTTCTCATCTTCTCCTTTTAAGCCCAAATTAATTTGATGTTGGCAATAAATGAAATTTGTATTTGATTAAGGGTGGGATGTACCAAACAAATGAATTAAAGTTCATATCGACAGGACTTAGATTTCCTTAGCTGGGTGAGGCGAAGGGACGATAGGCGTGCATGTGAGTTGAGGACCGATGATATTTATCCAGTAGGCCACCTGTCGCACACATACTTGCTAAACAGGAAAGTCCACGATTTAGGTAAAAATGAAAATGTGGTACACAGAATCCAAGCTGTTAGTTCCTCGGTTTATCAAAACTGTTGTACgatgatattaaataaataaaaaaatccgaTCAGTtgctcaaaatttcaaaattgaatatgataattaaGAAATTAACTACACGTGTTAGCTTCAAAGCCTTTACCTGATCATAGTACTTTAGAAACTTCCATTAATCATTGACCGTTTCTACTTccgagaaagaaaaaataaattatggtATTCGTAAATTGGATGGTCATGCAGTGGTGGGCTGGGCTCTGGCTGAATGGTTAATGTCCAGTTTCATATCTAATAATAATTTCACTGTATTTGGAATGCACGTAATTCTTGAATCCCAGGACGTATTTATTGATGGTACTTGCATTGAACTTGTGGGTTTAATGTCCCACGTGACTGCATTGAGAATAAGCGTTAGGACACTAACGACATTCGGAGCTACCTATAACGAATTCATTCATTTCTTTCCACAGTTATATTGGTATCTGTGTTTAGGTCATATAGCTTATAGCCACAGATTTTCAGGATTTGGCGTTTGCCTTGTCTGCAAGACAAGAACATATGAtgtgagcttttttttttttggagaaaagGAAAATTCTTGTTTGTCTTTTCGTTTTGTTTGGTGTTGTTTTGGGGGTCTTTCAAGTTGTTAATTGGAGCTAATAAAAGTGGGATAGTTATGCCATTGATTGTAATGTGTAACTGAGTTTCTtaccatttttttataaatatgcgGACCACTACGAAAATCTTCCTTCACAGTTGACGTACAAATTGATGTTTAATTCTTACCATGTTATTTGTCTGCGCCAAAGCCTTTTCCTGTCTTGTTATGCAATTGCTTCAACTGCAAGCaaatagaaaaaagagaaaatcCTCCCAATGAGTGGTGAGATTAAGACATAAAATTTTCAGTTCCACtccaaaaattaatttggaaaaaaaaatgcaaaattatgtACAGCAATTTGAAAACAAGAATACAAAATCTGGTGGGTGGGCAGAAGCAACTTGAGggggaaataaataaataagccaaAATAGTAACTGGAAGTGTAAACAGATAAACCTTCTTAATTAAGCTTTATGCCTGTTTGCGATAATGACATTTCCTAATTGTCTATTATTTTATAACAACCCACCAAGCTTTCTTTTCTTAACCATTTGATGGAGTTAATGTCTATTTTAAGCTTTTAACTAtacccccttttttattttttcgatttAATAGTTTCTGCGAAACTAAAACTCAGCATTAAATCTCCCAAATTTCCAATCCATCATGAAAAAGACAATGTAGATTTCCTGGCCGGAACATGAATTCTTCGTCCAGCCGGCGTTGGTCTGTCTAttcaaatccaaatccaaaattcTTGCATTACATTTTACACATGCCAATAATGAGATATCAATATTTTTTCAAGTCcttgtttgat
The genomic region above belongs to Gossypium hirsutum isolate 1008001.06 chromosome D05, Gossypium_hirsutum_v2.1, whole genome shotgun sequence and contains:
- the LOC121217755 gene encoding auxin response factor 3 isoform X11 → MGGLIDLNTTEDEETPSSGSLSPSSSSASVLSASGSASSSPVCLELWHACAGPLISLPKRGSVVVYFPQGHLEQVSDFSGVAPAHDLPPHVFCRVVDVKLHAEGATDEVYAQVSLVPENEQIEQKLKEGNIEVDGEEDAEADIKSTTPHMFCKTLTASDTSTHGGFSVPRRAAEDCFPPLDYNQQRPSQELVAKDLHGLEWRFRHIYRGQPRRHLLTTGWSAFVNKKKLVSGDAVLFLRGENGELRLGIRRAAHIKNGTSFHSLCTQQLNRSNFADVVHAISMKSVFSIYYNPRASSSEFIIPVHKFWKSLDHSFSVGMRFKMRFESEDAAEGRYTGVVTGISEMDPVRWSGSKWRCLLVRWDDIDANRHNRVSPWEIEPSSSISSSNSSLSPGSKRNRVGLPSGKPEFMVPEGIGASDFGESLRFQKVLQGQEILGFNTHHDGANSQIMHRSEISRRFPCSNGSGIAAIRNIGRDTLVNPDISYKGVGFEESFRFQKVLQGQETSVSPPCRRGPTADDTRESDSPGAPDVGQLSGTRSGWSSLMQSYNTHSHIGPSAQVSSPSSVLKFQHASNPFANVNPIHNLNSQEKERRVHKSSSFHAPETYGDRIPSSTGGHGSRRRHLGSLDSFGPSADTVQLGDSQPLSAQPTFRTSQELASSCKSSCRLFGFSLTEGGHDAAKEDNMVQATSSLGAGAFLPRIGEQFNTQPPAVTNTVGSSYTKVSNLYAVRDIVYDIAL
- the LOC121217755 gene encoding auxin response factor 3 isoform X6 gives rise to the protein MGGLIDLNTTEDEETPSSGSLSPSSSSASVLSASGSASSSPVCLELWHACAGPLISLPKRGSVVVYFPQGHLEQVSDFSGVAPAHDLPPHVFCRVVDVKLHAEGATDEVYAQVSLVPENEKLKEGNIEVDGEEDAEADIKSTTPHMFCKTLTASDTSTHGGFSVPRRAAEDCFPPLDYNQQRPSQELVAKDLHGLEWRFRHIYRGQPRRHLLTTGWSAFVNKKKLVSGDAVLFLRGENGELRLGIRRAAHIKNGTSFHSLCTQQLNRSNFADVVHAISMKSVFSIYYNPRASSSEFIIPVHKFWKSLDHSFSVGMRFKMRFESEDAAEGRYTGVVTGISEMDPVRWSGSKWRCLLVRWDDIDANRHNRVSPWEIEPSSSISSSNSSLSPGSKRNRVGLPSGKPEFMVPEGIGASDFGESLRFQKVLQGQEILGFNTHHDGANSQIMHRSEISRRFPCSNGSGIAAIRNIGRDTLVNPDISYKGVGFEESFRFQKVLQGQETSVSPPCRRGPTADDTRESDSPGAPDVGQLSGTRSGWSSLMQSYNTHSHIGPSAQVSSPSSVLKFQHASNPFANVNPIHNLNSQEKERRVHKSSSFHAPETYGDRIPSSTGGHGSRRRHLGSLDSFGPSADTVQLGDSQPLSAQPTFRTSQELASSCKSSCRLFGFSLTEGGHDAAKEDNMVQATSSLGAGAFLPRIGEQFNTQPPAVTNTVGSSYTKVSDKHSWKQLYQSKQPLRRQRYCL
- the LOC121217755 gene encoding auxin response factor 3 isoform X1; this encodes MGGLIDLNTTEDEETPSSGSLSPSSSSASVLSASGSASSSPVCLELWHACAGPLISLPKRGSVVVYFPQGHLEQVSDFSGVAPAHDLPPHVFCRVVDVKLHAEGATDEVYAQVSLVPENEQIEQKLKEGNIEVDGEEDAEADIKSTTPHMFCKTLTASDTSTHGGFSVPRRAAEDCFPPLDYNQQRPSQELVAKDLHGLEWRFRHIYRGQPRRHLLTTGWSAFVNKKKLVSGDAVLFLRGENGELRLGIRRAAHIKNGTSFHSLCTQQLNRSNFADVVHAISMKSVFSIYYNPSRASSSEFIIPVHKFWKSLDHSFSVGMRFKMRFESEDAAEGRYTGVVTGISEMDPVRWSGSKWRCLLVRWDDIDANRHNRVSPWEIEPSSSISSSNSSLSPGSKRNRVGLPSGKPEFMVPEGIGASDFGESLRFQKVLQGQEILGFNTHHDGANSQIMHRSEISRRFPCSNGSGIAAIRNIGRDTLVNPDISYKGVGFEESFRFQKVLQGQETSVSPPCRRGPTADDTRESDSPGAPDVGQLSGTRSGWSSLMQSYNTHSHIGPSAQVSSPSSVLKFQHASNPFANVNPIHNLNSQEKERRVHKSSSFHAPETYGDRIPSSTGGHGSRRRHLGSLDSFGPSADTVQLGDSQPLSAQPTFRTSQELASSCKSSCRLFGFSLTEGGHDAAKEDNMVQATSSLGAGAFLPRIGEQFNTQPPAVTNTVGSSYTKVSDKHSWKQLYQSKQPLRRQRYCL
- the LOC121217755 gene encoding auxin response factor 3 isoform X7, with protein sequence MGGLIDLNTTEDEETPSSGSLSPSSSSASVLSASGSASSSPVCLELWHACAGPLISLPKRGSVVVYFPQGHLEQVSDFSGVAPAHDLPPHVFCRVVDVKLHAEGATDEVYAQVSLVPENEKLKEGNIEVDGEEDAEADIKSTTPHMFCKTLTASDTSTHGGFSVPRRAAEDCFPPLDYNQQRPSQELVAKDLHGLEWRFRHIYRGQPRRHLLTTGWSAFVNKKKLVSGDAVLFLRGENGELRLGIRRAAHIKNGTSFHSLCTQQLNRSNFADVVHAISMKSVFSIYYNPSRASSSEFIIPVHKFWKSLDHSFSVGMRFKMRFESEDAAEGRYTGVVTGISEMDPVRWSGSKWRCLLVRWDDIDANRHNRVSPWEIEPSSSISSSNSSLSPGSKRNRVGLPSGKPEFMVPGIGASDFGESLRFQKVLQGQEILGFNTHHDGANSQIMHRSEISRRFPCSNGSGIAAIRNIGRDTLVNPDISYKGVGFEESFRFQKVLQGQETSVSPPCRRGPTADDTRESDSPGAPDVGQLSGTRSGWSSLMQSYNTHSHIGPSAQVSSPSSVLKFQHASNPFANVNPIHNLNSQEKERRVHKSSSFHAPETYGDRIPSSTGGHGSRRRHLGSLDSFGPSADTVQLGDSQPLSAQPTFRTSQELASSCKSSCRLFGFSLTEGGHDAAKEDNMVQATSSLGAGAFLPRIGEQFNTQPPAVTNTVGSSYTKVSDKHSWKQLYQSKQPLRRQRYCL
- the LOC121217755 gene encoding auxin response factor 3 isoform X4, with protein sequence MGGLIDLNTTEDEETPSSGSLSPSSSSASVLSASGSASSSPVCLELWHACAGPLISLPKRGSVVVYFPQGHLEQVSDFSGVAPAHDLPPHVFCRVVDVKLHAEGATDEVYAQVSLVPENEQIEQKLKEGNIEVDGEEDAEADIKSTTPHMFCKTLTASDTSTHGGFSVPRRAAEDCFPPLDYNQQRPSQELVAKDLHGLEWRFRHIYRGQPRRHLLTTGWSAFVNKKKLVSGDAVLFLRGENGELRLGIRRAAHIKNGTSFHSLCTQQLNRSNFADVVHAISMKSVFSIYYNPRASSSEFIIPVHKFWKSLDHSFSVGMRFKMRFESEDAAEGRYTGVVTGISEMDPVRWSGSKWRCLLVRWDDIDANRHNRVSPWEIEPSSSISSSNSSLSPGSKRNRVGLPSGKPEFMVPGIGASDFGESLRFQKVLQGQEILGFNTHHDGANSQIMHRSEISRRFPCSNGSGIAAIRNIGRDTLVNPDISYKGVGFEESFRFQKVLQGQETSVSPPCRRGPTADDTRESDSPGAPDVGQLSGTRSGWSSLMQSYNTHSHIGPSAQVSSPSSVLKFQHASNPFANVNPIHNLNSQEKERRVHKSSSFHAPETYGDRIPSSTGGHGSRRRHLGSLDSFGPSADTVQLGDSQPLSAQPTFRTSQELASSCKSSCRLFGFSLTEGGHDAAKEDNMVQATSSLGAGAFLPRIGEQFNTQPPAVTNTVGSSYTKVSDKHSWKQLYQSKQPLRRQRYCL
- the LOC121217755 gene encoding auxin response factor 3 isoform X8 gives rise to the protein MGGLIDLNTTEDEETPSSGSLSPSSSSASVLSASGSASSSPVCLELWHACAGPLISLPKRGSVVVYFPQGHLEQVSDFSGVAPAHDLPPHVFCRVVDVKLHAEGATDEVYAQVSLVPENEKLKEGNIEVDGEEDAEADIKSTTPHMFCKTLTASDTSTHGGFSVPRRAAEDCFPPLDYNQQRPSQELVAKDLHGLEWRFRHIYRGQPRRHLLTTGWSAFVNKKKLVSGDAVLFLRGENGELRLGIRRAAHIKNGTSFHSLCTQQLNRSNFADVVHAISMKSVFSIYYNPRASSSEFIIPVHKFWKSLDHSFSVGMRFKMRFESEDAAEGRYTGVVTGISEMDPVRWSGSKWRCLLVRWDDIDANRHNRVSPWEIEPSSSISSSNSSLSPGSKRNRVGLPSGKPEFMVPGIGASDFGESLRFQKVLQGQEILGFNTHHDGANSQIMHRSEISRRFPCSNGSGIAAIRNIGRDTLVNPDISYKGVGFEESFRFQKVLQGQETSVSPPCRRGPTADDTRESDSPGAPDVGQLSGTRSGWSSLMQSYNTHSHIGPSAQVSSPSSVLKFQHASNPFANVNPIHNLNSQEKERRVHKSSSFHAPETYGDRIPSSTGGHGSRRRHLGSLDSFGPSADTVQLGDSQPLSAQPTFRTSQELASSCKSSCRLFGFSLTEGGHDAAKEDNMVQATSSLGAGAFLPRIGEQFNTQPPAVTNTVGSSYTKVSDKHSWKQLYQSKQPLRRQRYCL
- the LOC121217755 gene encoding auxin response factor 3 isoform X3, encoding MGGLIDLNTTEDEETPSSGSLSPSSSSASVLSASGSASSSPVCLELWHACAGPLISLPKRGSVVVYFPQGHLEQVSDFSGVAPAHDLPPHVFCRVVDVKLHAEGATDEVYAQVSLVPENEQIEQKLKEGNIEVDGEEDAEADIKSTTPHMFCKTLTASDTSTHGGFSVPRRAAEDCFPPLDYNQQRPSQELVAKDLHGLEWRFRHIYRGQPRRHLLTTGWSAFVNKKKLVSGDAVLFLRGENGELRLGIRRAAHIKNGTSFHSLCTQQLNRSNFADVVHAISMKSVFSIYYNPSRASSSEFIIPVHKFWKSLDHSFSVGMRFKMRFESEDAAEGRYTGVVTGISEMDPVRWSGSKWRCLLVRWDDIDANRHNRVSPWEIEPSSSISSSNSSLSPGSKRNRVGLPSGKPEFMVPGIGASDFGESLRFQKVLQGQEILGFNTHHDGANSQIMHRSEISRRFPCSNGSGIAAIRNIGRDTLVNPDISYKGVGFEESFRFQKVLQGQETSVSPPCRRGPTADDTRESDSPGAPDVGQLSGTRSGWSSLMQSYNTHSHIGPSAQVSSPSSVLKFQHASNPFANVNPIHNLNSQEKERRVHKSSSFHAPETYGDRIPSSTGGHGSRRRHLGSLDSFGPSADTVQLGDSQPLSAQPTFRTSQELASSCKSSCRLFGFSLTEGGHDAAKEDNMVQATSSLGAGAFLPRIGEQFNTQPPAVTNTVGSSYTKVSDKHSWKQLYQSKQPLRRQRYCL